One region of Hoeflea sp. 108 genomic DNA includes:
- a CDS encoding HAD-IA family hydrolase produces the protein MSLPHSGRAFGAFMFDMDGTILSSIASTERVWSAWAVKHGLDVETFLPTIHGVRAYETISRLNLPGIDLMTEIEALTQAEFDDVDGIESIHGAAHFLNALPVDRWAIVTSAPRRLALRRLEAARLPVPPIMVTGEDVANGKPAPDCFLLGAQRLGHKPEDCLVFEDAPAGIRAAEAAGAQVLVITATHNHAGGTPHPSVPGYGALTPRLDSASRLTLARLAALQEAEA, from the coding sequence TTCCCCATTCCGGTCGCGCCTTCGGCGCCTTCATGTTCGACATGGACGGCACCATCCTGAGCTCGATCGCCTCCACCGAACGCGTCTGGAGCGCATGGGCGGTCAAACATGGCCTCGATGTCGAAACCTTCCTGCCGACCATTCACGGTGTTCGCGCCTATGAGACCATCAGCAGGCTGAACCTGCCCGGCATCGACCTGATGACCGAGATCGAGGCGCTGACGCAGGCGGAATTCGACGACGTCGACGGCATCGAATCGATCCATGGCGCAGCGCATTTTCTCAACGCCCTGCCTGTCGACCGCTGGGCGATCGTGACGTCGGCGCCGCGCCGGCTGGCGCTGCGCAGGCTCGAGGCCGCCCGCCTGCCTGTCCCGCCGATCATGGTCACCGGCGAGGACGTCGCCAACGGCAAGCCTGCTCCCGACTGCTTCCTGCTCGGCGCTCAGCGGCTTGGCCACAAGCCGGAGGATTGCCTGGTGTTCGAGGACGCGCCGGCCGGCATTCGTGCAGCGGAGGCCGCAGGCGCCCAGGTGCTCGTCATCACCGCCACACACAATCATGCCGGCGGCACGCCGCATCCTTCGGTTCCTGGCTACGGCGCGCTTACGCCCCGCCTCGACAGCGCCAGCAGGCTGACGCTCGCCCGCCTGGCGGCGTTGCAGGAAGCGGAGGCCTGA